A single window of Enoplosus armatus isolate fEnoArm2 chromosome 22, fEnoArm2.hap1, whole genome shotgun sequence DNA harbors:
- the ckap4 gene encoding cytoskeleton-associated protein 4, with translation MTAKNRHKNSSSEKSAASIHEDASKKSQKSSSNGVSGPATQGPRSGSCLGLVATTVFYIALLGAAGFAAFYLQQVVEEIRLTSARHEESARKNAELGSKMESVVQQVESLRSIVDGLESSLGITRVELEGAVSRMKRGEVETRRVEEALQKLQNDLLRDLSEGINEVKEARERDFSSLEKTVEERLAEVSQSIAASVAEFTEAQGDAQSQLADLKARLDDTEDPALIKQELTAIVDAVAEIRTASQASDASAHSLREQIGAVRAELQTRNQEVASLSQEVETVRSVVQETVGNLKQSLSAAEAGVQALKDNSATLESGVEQVADAVRHVEKQANEAAAQAKKRSDDLEARVKASEESGDSLSASVSDVTTKVESLFAKYDTHESTLAAQEQAVEKVKTGLEQEMEALKSSMGELQSNIAALGGAQTKLTSKDSNLGQQVKDLETRLTTLEGSSSSGVKPEQLQSLRSIVAGLEAKAAKLEGHDAAISTLQEALQETTRTLAGLSKVNGKKGK, from the exons ATGACTGCGAAAAACCGACACAAGAACAGCTCGAGCGAGAAGAGCGCCGCGTCCATCCACGAAGATGCGTCGAAGAAAAGCCAGAAGAGCAGCAGTAACGGGGTGAGTGGCCCCGCAACTCAGGGGCCACGGTCCGGGAGCTGCCTCGGCCTTGTCGCGACTACAGTGTTTTATATTGCGTTATTAGGCGCTGCAGGGTTCgctgctttttatttacagcaaGTGGTGGAGGAAATCCGCCTGACAAGCGCCAGGCATGAGGAGAGCGCACGGAAAAACGCAGAGCTGGGCAGTAAAATGGAGAGCGTCGTCCAACAG GTGGAGTCTCTGAGGAGCATTGTGGACGGGCTGGAGTCATCACTGGGCATCACACGGGTGGAGCTGGAGGGGGCCGTCAGCCGGATGAAGAGGGGCGAGGTGGAGAcgaggagggtggaggaggccCTTCAGAAGCTCCAGAACGACCTACTCAGGGACCTTTCAGAGGGCATCAACGAGGTGAAGGAGGCCCGAGAGAGGGACTTCTCCTCTCTGGAGAAGACTGTGGAGGAGCGTCTGGCTGAGGTGAGTCAGTCCATCGCAGCCAGCGTGGCAGAGTTCACCGAAGCTCAGGGCGACGCGCAGAGCCAGCTGGCTGATCTCAAGGCCCGTCTAGATGACACAGAAGATCCTGCGCTCATCAAACAGGAGCTCACTGCCATCGTTGATGCTGTGGCTGAAATCAGAACAGCCAGTCAGGCTTCTGATGCCTCAGCCCACTCACTCAGGGAGCAGATAGGTGCTGTAAGGGCGGAGCTCCAGACTCGCAACCAGGAAGTAGCCTCACTGTCTCAGGAAGTGGAAACAGTGAGGTCTGTAGTGCAAGAGACTGTTGGGAATCTGAAGCAGTCGCTGTCTGCAGCCGAGGCCGGCGTCCAGGCTCTGAAGGACAATAGTGCGACACTGGAGAGCGGCGTGGAGCAGGTCGCTGACGCTGTTCGTCATGTGGAGAAGCAGGCGAATGAAGCAGCTGCTCAGGCCAAGAAAAGATCAGATGACCTGGAAGCCAGAGTTAAAGCATCAGAGGAAAGTGGAGATTCACTGTCAGCATCGGTGTCAGACGTCACCACCAAAGTGGAATCCCTATTCGCCAAATATGACACCCATGAAAGCACTCTGGCTGCACAAGAACAGGCAGTGGAGAAAGTCAAAACTGGCTTGGAGCAGGAGATGGAGGCACTGAAAAGCAGCATGGGGGAGCTCCAGTCCAACATTGCCGCTCTGGGTGGTGCCCAGACTAAGCTCACCTCAAAGGACTCCAACCTGGGTCAGCAGGTGAAGGACTTGGAGACGAGGCTCACCACTctggagggcagcagcagcagcggcgtgaagccagagcagctgcagagcttAAGAAGCATAGTGGCTGGCTTGGAAGCCAAAGCAGCCAAGCTAGAAGGCCACGACGCGGCTATTTCTACCCTTCAGGAAGCTCTGCAGGAGACCACACGGACACTGGCAGGCTTGTCCAAAGTCAACGGCAAGAAGGGAAAGTAG